A region from the Candidatus Bathyarchaeota archaeon genome encodes:
- a CDS encoding GHMP kinase, with product MRTVKASAFAPGHLTGFFQICDEDEDPLHRGARGSGCSINLGIRTKVVGEPAERTSFKVRINGREAPDAVVSMSVLRRMIPLLDGPYSIVVDHEAQIPIGAGFGASGGGALSLALAFNEAFGLGLSPLEAARVAHLAEIECRTGLGTVLAEFVGGFGAIVKPGGPGVGEVVKFHHGGLSVVCLHLGPIQTREVLNDPFLRARVNEVGGGFVDEIVRDPSPAHFMSLSRRFAEYLGLITPRLRRILDLADEAGVTCTMSMLGETAFALVEEEEAERLVGVLEREGHGGELLIAEIDEEGARIIP from the coding sequence TTGAGGACTGTGAAGGCCTCTGCCTTTGCCCCTGGCCATCTGACGGGTTTCTTCCAGATCTGCGACGAGGATGAGGACCCCCTCCATAGGGGGGCTAGGGGTTCAGGGTGCTCCATAAACCTCGGGATCAGGACCAAAGTGGTGGGGGAGCCCGCTGAGCGGACTTCCTTCAAGGTTAGGATAAATGGTAGAGAGGCCCCAGACGCCGTGGTCTCCATGAGTGTTCTCAGGAGGATGATCCCACTTCTGGATGGGCCTTACAGCATAGTAGTAGACCATGAAGCTCAGATCCCTATAGGAGCCGGATTCGGGGCGAGTGGTGGGGGAGCCCTGAGCCTGGCCTTGGCTTTCAACGAGGCCTTCGGGTTGGGCCTCTCCCCCTTGGAGGCGGCTAGGGTTGCACATCTGGCGGAGATCGAGTGCAGGACAGGACTGGGAACCGTCTTGGCCGAGTTCGTGGGTGGGTTCGGGGCGATAGTCAAGCCAGGGGGGCCAGGGGTTGGGGAGGTGGTGAAATTTCACCACGGAGGTCTCTCGGTGGTATGCCTCCACCTCGGCCCCATCCAGACGAGGGAGGTGTTAAATGACCCTTTCCTTCGGGCTAGGGTGAACGAGGTTGGGGGAGGTTTTGTTGATGAGATCGTCAGGGATCCAAGCCCAGCCCACTTCATGAGCCTCTCCAGGAGGTTCGCGGAGTATCTAGGTTTGATAACGCCGAGGCTGAGGAGGATTCTTGATCTGGCTGATGAGGCTGGCGTGACCTGCACCATGTCCATGCTCGGGGAGACGGCGTTCGCCCTCGTAGAAGAGGAGGAGGCGGAGAGGCTGGTCGGGGTTCTAGAGCGGGAGGGGCATGGGGGAGAGCTCCTCATCGCGGAGATAGATGAAGAGGGGGCGAGAATCATCCCCTGA